ACCGTACATCTTTGTATAGGTGGCGACTCTTGTCATCTATATTTAGTGAGTGATTTCGTCCTTTATTCTGTCTAAAAATAATGCTGAATAGTCTTGTACTATGACTTCGTGATTGCACATGAGAAATGGATTGATCTAATTTTACTTGTTAATTGTTATACAGTATGTTTGGACCTTTGAAACATGGGAGGGAGAGAATTGGTTGAACATGAATGAAAATAGTTCTTGTAGGATTACTTTTTGATAATGcgattttaataaaataaagagaaatatTACGCGTTTTAATTATATAACCATGAAATGAGtaaatcttttcttattttcatgATGCTCTACTATTTTTATATCATCACGAACGCAAATTCGGGTTTTGTATTTTGTATGTTCAAGCAACACAAGTATTATGTAAAGAAAATGGCCACCAGAGACAAAAATGAACAGAAAAGAGAACTTAAATAAACTTTTCCATGGTAGTATGGTTACTGTAGGATCCGTTCCTAACTTGAACCTTGGAGTTTGATTACCCAGTAATACATACACAGAAAAATCACACAACTTCCCAGTGCCCATAACCTGTTAAAACTTGAAGGACGGGAACTAGGACTCTTAGGACACACACAAGGGTCCAAATTTTAGACCCTTGGTTCTAGATTCACCTATCCACCAAAGTGAATGACTTTATACAAAACACTTCTACCCAAACCCCAACTacatagaaagaaaaaaaggaatgGAAAAAGAAACGAATTCATGAACTCGTGCCTTTGGCACCACATTTAGAACATAGCTACTTCTCTTCCTAAAAGCTATGGAACTCAAACTATATTTCTTCAGCTACCACTAAATTTTCCTATGGTCCTCTCTTTATTATTAGTGTTTCATTTACTTCTTGTAAAAGCCACTTCACATTACAGATAAAAGGGTGTCTCATTGACCAATCAGCCCCTCTAATTGATGGCAGATGGAGAGCAAACAGCTTCAACTGATAACCGCTTCATGACATTGGGGCATGGATCTTGACCGAAGTTGCTGTTTGCAACTGTGATTGTGCATCTTGACTTTCCTATGCATTTCTGTCAAATGGAAAGATAAGTAGCATAAGCTATctattataattcaaataaaaaactCATTACTTGGGCTGTGATATGAAGAGTAATTTGGTAGTTAGAGTACCTTCTCCAAGATGGCATAGGATTCAGGAGAATGACAAACTCCCTTCTCATAGTTGCCACAAGTGCCGAAAGGTGTTCCAAAGCTTGCAAATTTGATGGAAGTAATGGCCTGCCCAGGACTACAATGTAAGTGAACCTTGGGAGCATGGAACTCTTGAGACTTGCCATAGCTCTCAATGTGCCAGTTCTTGATATTTGGGTGATACTCTGACACATCAGCACACACACTGCTCACTGATCTCTTCACAAGTGAAATACTCGAAGGGTTGCCCCCGAGTTCCTCGAAAACAACCAACAGGTTATGATTTGGCTTTAACCAAGATCGAGGAACATGGTACCTGAAAATTAGTTAGTAGTTAGTAGTTAGCATCACCAGCACCAACTACTAAAGAATCAACAAAATAACAACATTTACCATCGCTGAGTCGGTTGGCCGCAACCGAGCTGGCACTTTGGAGGTCTGAAAGAGCCAGCATAGTTGCAGTCACTGCAATTGCCAGCCGCTGAAGTAGTCCAGTATCTTCCAATGCTTTGACCATTAATCCATATTTGACCTTTACCCATATCCTTCATGTCCAATGCCAATGGCTCATCTCCTTCAGGAGCATCGAAGTAAGTCTGCAGTTTGCCAAATCAATTTTATCATTCTTCAAAGCAAATGTTTGGTTTTTCAATCAACCTTAAGGACATTTGTGtctgtttttagtttttaccTTGTGCCATGTCAATGGCTGCTTTTTCTGCACCACTATTGCTGTCTCCATCCACTCAACAGAAGAGATTCCAGTTGGAGATGCAAGATTCATGGCCTCTCCTTGCAGACCAACCTATTTAAGAGGAGCATGCCTTTTAAGATTTTGTTTTTGTAACCAAGCCAAGTTAATAAGTTTCTGAAGTGAGAAGGAACCTGATAAGTCCATTTCTGCCAAGACAAGTCCCACTTTCCCTGGTCAAGTCCATGGAGTGCAACTGGACCTAGGATTCCTGTGTTCCATGTCTCAAAATGTCCTCCCACATTCTGTGAAACAACAGAAAAAGAATGGTATCAGCCATGAAGTTATTAATCATTGATATTTACCGGAATTCAAAGTTCGCTGCCGTCGGATGTAAGAAGTAAGAGCTGTTAACTTACTGGAAGTCCAACAGCAATGCTGAGCAGTGATATTTTGTTTGTTCCAGCacggaggtttactttcccaataTATGTGAATCTCCTATCCTCTCTTGTTCCATAGGCAGAGCCTGTTTTTCAAACATTTATCATGTTTACTACTAATTGGATGACAAGAAGAATTATTAAAGAAACAAGCAAGCTACTTACCAGATAGTTGACCATTGATAAATACATGTACAGCGTGGCCTGTGGACTGAACAATGAGAGTTGGGAGTTCACCTCCATGGAGGAAAGACTCAGATGAACCTATATCAATACTGCAGACATGTTGCATGAAATAAATTACCATCATCAAAAAACTCAAAAGTGTGTTTCCCAAATCACTATCATATTGTTGAAACCTTTGGAGGGCTCCTTCATAATGTCATAGACTCTGAGTGATACTAATCTAAAACATGTAAACCATGTAAAGATCACTTCCATACCCATACTTAATCCAGCCTCTAGAAATATCAACCATTTGTTTTCATGATTTATGCAagtgatttgttgttgtttgtgtgtgtgtgttttggGAGAGGACTTTATATTGTATATAATGTCAATGTATGGTAGAGTGAAAATAAGGAACAACTCTACTTTTTTCTCAGTAAGCTAGGAATCTAAGTTGTAAGAAATTAAATCACTAAAAGGAGTAACCCAAAGCAACTTAGAAAACCAGGCTCACCTAGTTGTATACCAAAGGTAATCACTTGTATCCCGCGTAACATTTATTTGTTCCAAGAGACCAGAAGCAGTAATTGTGGAGCTGTCATCCATAGAAGAAGGATCTTCATCAAAACTCTCCCACAAGAACATTTGAGTGCTTGTGGGCATCATTTGCATCTGAGATGTTTGCACTCCAACCTAGTACAGGGAGAATATCAGTTCATTGGTTATTAAAAAGTTTTGTACTGTTTCGTTGAGTTCTTAAAAGTGAACACATTTTCTCCTAGCATGCATAATTATGGTCCCTGAGTACAAAAGGCCAGTAAGaattcaaattccataattttgtACATACTTTTGCTGTATTAAAGACGACATTTCTACAATCGGGGAGGATGCTGACGGACCAAGGAGGTAGGTTGTAGTGCATATTATTGAACATGACTCTAACAGCAGAGTTTGAATCATAGTTTGAGAGAAAAGCAGCACAATCTCCTGATTCTGTAGAATATACAGAAGCCTGGAAATGGTAAATACCCACTGATCAGTAAAGAAACTAGATGCCTCATTgaaatcaaaatagaaaataatgaaAACTCTGTGTGTTTGTGTTTGTGTTAAACCTGTTGGAAGCTCCCTAATGATGTAACAACAGCATCAGTTGAAACTAAAGCTCGCTCACACATCTTGATAGCCTTGTGAAGCTCCTTTAGATGACCATATTTTGGTTGTCTGATCAATCCTGTGATGTTTTTCACAAAAGTAGGTAAGGCTTGTTTTGAAGTGATGAATGGTAAGCCTTTGAACTTAAAACTATTGATATTCATTATTTAGCCTTTGCATAATTCAGAAATTTCGGTCTCTCACCATATTCATCCAGTGGAGCATCATAGTCATAGCTGGTAGTGATGAAAGGGCCTCCGGCCGTTCGACCAAAATTGGTTCCTCCATGATACTACATATTAATGCAAGGTAAGTCAATATGCAGTAGGAATCAGCATCGCCAAATGTTTTAACTTCTCAAGCCAGTATAAGTAGAACCAACCATGTAGTAGTTTACAAAGGATCCTCCTTTTTGTATAAATCGGGCAACAGCAAATGCTAAATCTTGGACAGGCCTTTGGTGAATTGTACCACCAAATTCTGAAAACCTTTATACATGACAGAAAAATTCATAGATGTATGTTACTCATTTTGAAGCAAATCCAATTTGTAAGATCAACAACAAAAATGGTTACCAGCCACTCCAAGCCTCGGTCCACATTGTAGGCTTATAGGGTCTATTGGGAGTAAATTTATCACAGTAAAAGCCATTGCAAGTGTTTATCTGTCAcaaaataaggaacaagaacATATTATTTAATCAATTTGCAGTGATGAATATGCAGTCACTTGTAGTAGTACCACATtacaagaggaagagaaagtGTGCTCACCACTGGATCCGGAGCATCATCTTCCTTGCACATAATCCATGGGACCCCAGTTCCCATTTCGACAGCCATTTTTGCAGCCCAGTTCACATAATTTTGGCCAGCTGGTCCAAGCATTTTACTCTGTGCCCCATACTCATTCTCAATCTGAAACAACATATTTTTCATTGTACGTCATTATCGTTATTAAAGCCAGTTATTTAGAGGTAGAGTGAAAAGTTTGCAGCCACTAGTGCCTTTCCATGGAAGACAATTTATCTTATAGCAGCTATTGAGTGAGTACTAAACaatttggtgaaaatttggcaGTTTTTTAAGTTCTCAGAAAACAAAAACCAAGCAAGGCCACAGATTTTGACCTGAGAGAGTATGATAGGACCACCCTGAGATTCATAGAGACGTTCACTCTTCATCATTCCCACAATCTTCTCAGTGAACCCTTGCATTGCCCTCTGCAACATCAATAAAACTATCTCAATTGAAAGAAACAGAAAAAAGTTTTCTGCTTTATAATAATCAATT
The genomic region above belongs to Arachis stenosperma cultivar V10309 chromosome 5, arast.V10309.gnm1.PFL2, whole genome shotgun sequence and contains:
- the LOC130982019 gene encoding beta-galactosidase 3, producing METSSVSKLVLSLLFWSALLWVVESSVSYDRKAILINGQRRILFSGSIHYPRSTPDMWEDLIQKAKEGGIDVIETYVFWNVHEPTPGNYNFEGRYDLVRFVKTIQKAGLYAHLRIGPYVCAEWNFGGFPVWLKYVPGISFRTDNEPFKRAMQGFTEKIVGMMKSERLYESQGGPIILSQIENEYGAQSKMLGPAGQNYVNWAAKMAVEMGTGVPWIMCKEDDAPDPVINTCNGFYCDKFTPNRPYKPTMWTEAWSGWFSEFGGTIHQRPVQDLAFAVARFIQKGGSFVNYYMYHGGTNFGRTAGGPFITTSYDYDAPLDEYGLIRQPKYGHLKELHKAIKMCERALVSTDAVVTSLGSFQQASVYSTESGDCAAFLSNYDSNSAVRVMFNNMHYNLPPWSVSILPDCRNVVFNTAKVGVQTSQMQMMPTSTQMFLWESFDEDPSSMDDSSTITASGLLEQINVTRDTSDYLWYTTSIDIGSSESFLHGGELPTLIVQSTGHAVHVFINGQLSGSAYGTREDRRFTYIGKVNLRAGTNKISLLSIAVGLPNVGGHFETWNTGILGPVALHGLDQGKWDLSWQKWTYQVGLQGEAMNLASPTGISSVEWMETAIVVQKKQPLTWHKTYFDAPEGDEPLALDMKDMGKGQIWINGQSIGRYWTTSAAGNCSDCNYAGSFRPPKCQLGCGQPTQRWYHVPRSWLKPNHNLLVVFEELGGNPSSISLVKRSVSSVCADVSEYHPNIKNWHIESYGKSQEFHAPKVHLHCSPGQAITSIKFASFGTPFGTCGNYEKGVCHSPESYAILEKKCIGKSRCTITVANSNFGQDPCPNVMKRLSVEAVCSPSAIN